In the genome of Haliaeetus albicilla chromosome W, bHalAlb1.1, whole genome shotgun sequence, the window CTAGCATCACCATCAGCCTCCCCATGCTGACACACCCCGGCACCGTGAGTCCTGGCActgctgtgtccccccccgtgCTGTCACCCGGTCCCTCTCACCGCGTGGCCTTGTGCCTCCCGCCGCAGCAGCCACAGTGACCGCCACACCAGTGGCAGGcgcacgggggggggggcagagacacggcaccagcagcaccagggcagCAGGGGCCAGCCAGCGGGCGCAGCAgtgggggtgccccccccacaAGAGCAGGGCGCCGAAAAATCTCCCTCGGCGTCCGCCATGCAATGGTAGAGGAGGCTCTCGGTGCACCacaggcagctcagccggcaGACGCAGCGTCCGGTGGGATCCGGCGCATCCCGGCACTGCTCGCGGCCGTTCTCCTCCCGGCTGAAGACCCCCCGGCAGTAGACGCAGTGGGAGggggctccggggggggggtccccgtgGATGCGGCAGGAGGGGGAACCCTTTGGATCCTTCTGGAAGCGGACGCGGGCGGGTGGCATGCCGGCGGTGGCAGCGGAGGCCCCGCCAGCGCAACGGTAGTCCTCGTAGCTGCGGGCGCCTCGGGGGTCCCGgcgcggtgggggggggggctccggcTGCTCCTCGgcttcccccagcagcagcagctgtggctgAGCCGGGGGACGGGGCATCAGGAGGCGGCACTCCCCAAATGGCAATGCCAGGGGGACCCCAaagggtggctggggggggcagggggccgCCCCCAAACGGAGACCCTGGACTGGGACCCCCCAACCACCAGCACCCCAAACTGGGACCTGGCACcccaaccagcacccccaaacTGGGACCCCCAACCACCAGCACCCCAAACTGGAACCCAGCACCCTGAACTGGGACCTGACCCCCTTCTCAACCAGCACCTTGATCCAGGATCCGAGACCCCCAACCCAAGGCAGGACCCTGACCTGTGACCTCTAACCCCAACTGGGAGCCCAAACTGGGCCCCCCCAGTGCCCACCTGCCCACCCGGGGGCTGGTAGCCAGTGGCCGAGGACTTGCTGGTGACGATGGTAGGGGGCACAGGGGGtggcttggggtggggggacaccggggggggggggggctgctccagcacagggctgcgaccccctgtgtcccccctgtcccccgccgaggaggaggaggaaggcggggagaagggggacacacacacgggggggggggggtcggggtgAATGGGGTCCCCAGGCCCCTCAGTGTCCCCATGCTCCCCAGTCCCAGTGTCACCCACTCCCTCCACCATGCCCCACAgtgtccccatgcccccccagcatccccaagcctcccagtgtccccaagccccccagcagcctgcagccccccgtgccccccacTATCCCCAAGCCTGCCAGCACCCCAcgtgtcccgtgtccccccccaaggggggggtcccaggagtGCCCACCCGCGGCCAGGGCCTGCAGGGCCCCCCGCACGCCCCTGTGGAAGGCGCTGGCGTCAGCAGGGCTCTGGAAGGTCAGCCCGAAGCGGCTCCCCCCAACCCGCCAGTGGTGGAAGGTGGGGGTCACCTCGTTGTACTCCAGGTCCTGGCGCAGGGCACACTCCagcgtgggctggggggggcacggggggtgGGGACACGGCCCCCACCCCTGGGACATGTCCTGGTCCTGTGGCCCCTGGCCCCATGTCACATCTCTGGCCcagtgtccctgtc includes:
- the LOC138683364 gene encoding sprouty-related, EVH1 domain-containing protein 1-like, with protein sequence MTRDDSSGGWVPMGGGGLSHVTVTRRREDGHCHRQYLIRGERLRDQAPTLECALRQDLEYNEVTPTFHHWRVGGSRFGLTFQSPADASAFHRGVRGALQALAAGGHSWDPPLGGGHGTRGVLAGLGIVGGTGGCRLLGGLGTLGGLGMLGGHGDTVGHGGGSG